The window GGCGGCTTCGCACTCCGCGCCCCCTTTCCGCCGCGGGGCGATCAGCCCGCGGCCATCGCGGCCCTGGTGCGCGGCGTCGCGGCCGGCATGCCCTGCCAGACCCTGCTCGGCGTCACCGGCAGCGGCAAGACGTTCACCATGGCCAACGTCATCGCCGAGACGGGCCTGCCCGCGCTGGTCTTCAGCCACAACAAGACCCTGGCGGCCCAGCTCTACGGCGAACTCAAGGGCTTCTTCCCCGAGAATGCCGTCGAGTTCTTCATCTCCTACTACGACTACTACCAGCCCGAAGCCTTCATACCCTCGACGGGCACCTACATCGAGAAGGACGTCAGCATCAACGAAGAGATCGAGCGCCTGCGGCTGCGGGCCACGTCGTCCCTGATGTCGCGCTCCGACGTGATCGTGGTCGCGAGCGTGTCGGCGATCTACGGCCTGGGCAATCCCGACACCTTCCACCGCAACATCATCCCCCTGCGCGAGGGCGACCGGCTGGGCCGAGACGATCTGCTGCGACGCCTGGTCGACGTCCATTACGCCCGCGCCGACGACGGTGGCTACGGGACCTTCCGCGTGCGCGGCGACACGATCGACGTCTGCGCCGCCTTCGACGAGCGGGTGCTGCGCGTGGAGTTCTTCGGCGACGAGATCGAGCGCCTGACGCTTGTGGACGGCCTGACCGGCAAGCCCTTGCAGCGCATCGCCGGGACGCGGATATATCCCGCGCGCCAATTCGTCACCGAGCGGGAGCGCCAGGACGAGATCCTGGACGAGATCGGCCGGGATCTGGAGGTGCGTTTGGGGGAACTCGACGCGGCGGGCAAGACCATCGAGGCCCAGCGCCTGTCGTCGCGCATCCGGTTCGACATGGAGATGATCCGCCAGGTCGGCTACTGCAGCGGCGTCGAGAACTACTCGCGCTACTTCGACCGCCGCGCGCCGGGCGAGCGTCCCGCCTGCCTGCTGGACTACTTCCCGGACGAGCATCTCGTGTTCGTCGACGAATCCCACGTGACCATCAGCCAGCTGGCCGCCATGTACCGCGGCGACCGCTCGCGCAAGGAGACACTTGTCGAGCACGGCTTCCGCCTGCCGAGCGCGCTGGACAACCGGCCCCTGCGGTACGAGGAACTCGAGGACCTCATGCCGCCCACCATCTTCGTGTCAGCCACGCCCGGCACCTTCGAACTGGAGAAATGCGGAGGCGAGGTGGTGGAGCAGGTAATCCGTCCCACGGGTCTGGTGGATCCGCCCATCGAGGTGCTGCCGGCGTCGGGGCAGGTGGACGATCTCATCGGCAAGGCCCGCGCGACGGCCGGCCGGGGCGAGCGCGTCCTGGTGACGACCCTGACCAAGCGCATGGCCGAGGACCTGGCGGAGTACCTGCGGAACATCGGCCTGCGCGTGGCCTACCTGCACGCGGACTTCGCGGCCCTGGACCGCGTGGAGATCCTGCGCCGGCTCCGGCTGGGCGAGTTCGACGTCCTGGTGGGCGTGAACCTCCTGCGTGAAGGTCTCGATCTGCCGGAAGTGGCGCTGGTCGCCATCCTGGACGCCGACCGCGAGGGCTTCCTGCGCTCGGAGCGCAGCCTCATCCAGACGGCCGGCCGTGCGGCGCGCAACGTGGGCGGGCTGGTCGTGATGTACGCCGACAGCATGACCGGCTCCATGGAGCGGGCCATCGGCGAGATGAACAGGCGCCGCGCCCGGCAGCTAGCCTACAACCGGGAGCACGGCATAACCCCCCGGACCATCACCAAGACGCGCGAGGAGATCCTGCAGGCCACCATGGCGGCGGGGGAGGCCGGACGCGGTCCTGGCGCGGCGGCGTCCGCCGAACGACCTTGGGAGATGATACTCGACCGGGACCTGCCGCCTCGCGAGATCGTGCAGCTGCTTCACAGCGAGATGCTCGTCGCCGCTGAGGCGCTGGATTTCGAGAAAGCCGCGTCGTTGCGCGATCGTATCGAGGACCTCCGCGCGCAATGGGGCCTGACGACCGGAGGTGACGAATCATGAGCGACCGTACGCATACGCCGCCGGCCTTCCCCGCGGGCGCCTGGCTGGACACCCTGCTGGACGCCTGTCTCGCGGAGGATGTGGGAACCGGCGACGTCACGACCGACGTCGCGGTCTCGCCCGACGCGACGGCCGTGGGCGTGATCGCGGCCCGCACCGCGGGAGTCGTCGCGGGTCTGCCCCTCCTCGGACCGCTCTACGCCCGCCTCTCGGCCGACGTGACGGTGGACCTCGTCGCTTCCGACGGCGACCGCCTGCCGCCCGGACGGCCTGCGGCCCGGTTGCACGGCCCCGCCGCGCCGATCCTTACCGGCGAACGCGTCGCCCTCAACTTCCTCCAGCATCTGAGCGGCATCGCCACCCTGACGTCCCGCTACGTGGAGGCCGTTGCGGGTACGGGCTGCCGCATCCTGGACACCCGCAAGACGTTGCCCGGCTACCGCGCCCTGGCCAAATACGCCGTGCGTTGCGGCGGCGGGCACAATCACCGCCTGGGCCTCTACGACCGCATCCTGCTCAAGGACAACCACTGGGCGTCGCGGGACGCCTCCCTGGCGGATCTCGTCGCCCGGGGAAGGCGGCGCCATCCGGATCTGGCGATCGAGGTCGAGGTCGACTCCCTCGACCAGTTCGCCGACGTGCTGCCCCTGCGCGTCGACTGGATCCTGCTCGACAACTTCACGCCGGAAGCGACGCGCGAAGCGGTCCGCCTGCGCGCCGCGCGCGAGACCGGAAGCTGGCGCACTCGCCTGGAATCGAGCGGTAACCTGGACCTGGCCAACGTGCGGGCCTACGCCGCGGCCGGCGTCGACGCCTGCTCGGTGGGTCGTCTGACCCATTCCGTCCCCGCCCTGGATCTCGGACTGGACATCCGCACCACAGAGGACCGGTGATGATTCTCCTGC of the bacterium genome contains:
- the uvrB gene encoding excinuclease ABC subunit UvrB, with amino-acid sequence MGGFALRAPFPPRGDQPAAIAALVRGVAAGMPCQTLLGVTGSGKTFTMANVIAETGLPALVFSHNKTLAAQLYGELKGFFPENAVEFFISYYDYYQPEAFIPSTGTYIEKDVSINEEIERLRLRATSSLMSRSDVIVVASVSAIYGLGNPDTFHRNIIPLREGDRLGRDDLLRRLVDVHYARADDGGYGTFRVRGDTIDVCAAFDERVLRVEFFGDEIERLTLVDGLTGKPLQRIAGTRIYPARQFVTERERQDEILDEIGRDLEVRLGELDAAGKTIEAQRLSSRIRFDMEMIRQVGYCSGVENYSRYFDRRAPGERPACLLDYFPDEHLVFVDESHVTISQLAAMYRGDRSRKETLVEHGFRLPSALDNRPLRYEELEDLMPPTIFVSATPGTFELEKCGGEVVEQVIRPTGLVDPPIEVLPASGQVDDLIGKARATAGRGERVLVTTLTKRMAEDLAEYLRNIGLRVAYLHADFAALDRVEILRRLRLGEFDVLVGVNLLREGLDLPEVALVAILDADREGFLRSERSLIQTAGRAARNVGGLVVMYADSMTGSMERAIGEMNRRRARQLAYNREHGITPRTITKTREEILQATMAAGEAGRGPGAAASAERPWEMILDRDLPPREIVQLLHSEMLVAAEALDFEKAASLRDRIEDLRAQWGLTTGGDES
- the nadC gene encoding carboxylating nicotinate-nucleotide diphosphorylase, which encodes MSDRTHTPPAFPAGAWLDTLLDACLAEDVGTGDVTTDVAVSPDATAVGVIAARTAGVVAGLPLLGPLYARLSADVTVDLVASDGDRLPPGRPAARLHGPAAPILTGERVALNFLQHLSGIATLTSRYVEAVAGTGCRILDTRKTLPGYRALAKYAVRCGGGHNHRLGLYDRILLKDNHWASRDASLADLVARGRRRHPDLAIEVEVDSLDQFADVLPLRVDWILLDNFTPEATREAVRLRAARETGSWRTRLESSGNLDLANVRAYAAAGVDACSVGRLTHSVPALDLGLDIRTTEDR